The following are from one region of the Bradyrhizobium septentrionale genome:
- the paaB gene encoding 1,2-phenylacetyl-CoA epoxidase subunit PaaB, giving the protein MATPNVPLWEVFIRSRNGLAHKHVGSLHAADSTLALQAARDIYTRRGEGLSIWVVPSNAITASDPSEKGMMFEPAESKIYRHPTFYDVPDEVGHM; this is encoded by the coding sequence ATGGCCACGCCGAACGTTCCGCTCTGGGAAGTCTTTATCCGCAGCCGCAACGGTCTTGCGCACAAGCATGTCGGCTCGCTGCACGCGGCCGATTCGACGCTCGCGCTGCAGGCCGCGCGCGACATCTACACCCGCCGCGGCGAGGGGCTGTCGATCTGGGTGGTGCCGTCGAATGCGATCACCGCGTCCGACCCGTCCGAGAAGGGCATGATGTTCGAGCCGGCGGAGTCCAAGATCTACCGCCACCCGACCTTCTACGACGTCCCCGACGAAGTCGGGCATATGTGA
- a CDS encoding PHA/PHB synthase family protein, with protein sequence MNASTGFDVASIAERVQSEVQRAIQRSIKGVEYISSSGPSLGSTPKDVLYSRGTMNLYHYRPMASEVYRVPILIVMATTNRGYILDLVPGQSFIEFMLKRGYDVYMLDWTAPKPEEKTLSMEDYVLDFIPESVRRVQQDSGEQDVSVIGYCFGGVLSLLYGSIFNDGPMKNLICFTTPIDFREMKLFQNFSDRRYFDVDKLVDSVGNVPGDMIMTSFDMLRPASRVFSQVQLWDNIWNDEYVKGYRMMDRWGTDTLPLAGEYFRQTVKNLMWDNKLYNDSMTVGGREAKLANIKVPILHAVAEHDHIVPYDAAKHLIPRIGSGDKEEVMLKGGHVSLVAGANAIKRLWPKLDSWLGKRST encoded by the coding sequence ATGAACGCTTCCACGGGGTTTGATGTCGCCTCGATCGCGGAGCGGGTGCAGTCCGAAGTGCAGCGCGCGATCCAGCGCAGCATCAAGGGCGTCGAGTACATATCGAGCTCCGGTCCCTCGCTCGGCTCGACGCCGAAGGACGTGCTGTATTCGCGCGGCACCATGAACCTCTATCACTACCGGCCGATGGCGAGCGAAGTCTATCGCGTGCCGATCCTGATCGTGATGGCGACCACCAACCGCGGCTACATCCTCGATCTGGTGCCGGGCCAAAGCTTCATCGAATTCATGCTCAAGCGCGGCTACGACGTCTACATGCTGGACTGGACCGCGCCGAAGCCGGAGGAGAAAACGCTGAGCATGGAGGACTACGTCCTCGATTTCATCCCGGAGTCGGTCCGCCGCGTGCAGCAGGACTCCGGCGAGCAGGACGTCTCGGTGATCGGCTATTGCTTCGGCGGCGTGCTGTCGCTGCTCTACGGCTCGATCTTCAACGACGGGCCGATGAAGAACCTGATCTGCTTCACCACGCCGATCGATTTCCGCGAGATGAAGCTGTTCCAGAATTTCTCCGACCGGCGATATTTCGACGTCGACAAGCTGGTCGACAGCGTCGGCAACGTGCCGGGCGACATGATCATGACGTCGTTCGACATGCTGCGGCCGGCGTCGCGCGTATTCAGCCAGGTGCAGTTGTGGGACAACATCTGGAACGACGAGTACGTCAAGGGCTACCGGATGATGGATCGCTGGGGCACCGACACCCTGCCGCTGGCCGGCGAATATTTTCGCCAGACCGTCAAGAACCTGATGTGGGACAACAAGCTCTACAACGACAGCATGACGGTCGGCGGCCGCGAGGCGAAGCTTGCCAACATCAAGGTGCCGATCCTGCACGCGGTCGCCGAGCACGACCACATCGTGCCGTATGACGCGGCAAAGCACCTCATCCCCAGGATCGGCTCCGGGGACAAGGAGGAGGTGATGCTGAAAGGCGGTCACGTCTCGCTGGTCGCCGGCGCCAATGCAATCAAGCGGCTGTGGCCGAAACTGGACTCCTGGTTGGGCAAGAGATCGACATGA
- the paaD gene encoding 1,2-phenylacetyl-CoA epoxidase subunit PaaD — protein sequence MVTVALSDADLRRRAWSAAAQVVDPEIPVLTIADLGVLRDVAVHDGHVEVAITPTYSGCPAMNMIALEIELALEREGIHRPKVRTVLSPAWTTDWMSEDGRRKLREYGIAPPLPGSSRRALFGAQQVACPQCGSGDTELLSEFGSTSCKALWRCKSCREPFDYFKCH from the coding sequence ATGGTGACGGTGGCACTCAGCGATGCCGATCTGCGCCGGCGCGCCTGGAGCGCAGCCGCGCAGGTGGTCGATCCCGAAATCCCGGTGCTGACCATCGCCGATCTCGGCGTACTGCGCGATGTCGCCGTCCACGACGGTCATGTCGAGGTTGCGATCACGCCGACCTATTCCGGCTGTCCGGCGATGAACATGATCGCGCTCGAGATCGAGCTGGCGCTGGAGCGCGAAGGCATTCACCGGCCGAAGGTGCGCACCGTGCTGTCGCCGGCCTGGACCACCGACTGGATGAGCGAGGACGGCCGCCGCAAGCTCAGGGAATACGGCATCGCGCCGCCGCTGCCGGGCTCCTCGCGCCGCGCGCTGTTCGGCGCGCAGCAGGTGGCGTGCCCGCAATGCGGATCGGGCGATACCGAACTGCTGTCCGAATTCGGCTCGACCTCCTGCAAGGCGCTGTGGCGTTGCAAGAGCTGCCGTGAACCCTTCGATTACTTCAAGTGTCATTGA
- a CDS encoding phasin translates to MTTETNSVLNSVKEAFAPVTEAFTKLQNLEVPEAAREFVKKQAEAAKTRAADAYAGSEKVTNVIETAVAGSVTEAAKISRNIQQALYQDAEAFFAGIDKLASAKSLSEAAQIQSELVRARGELFVSRAKATTEYLGKLVTDGAKTAQDNFAKVYSKTA, encoded by the coding sequence ATGACCACCGAAACCAATTCCGTGCTGAACAGCGTCAAGGAAGCCTTCGCGCCCGTCACCGAGGCGTTCACCAAGCTCCAGAACCTGGAAGTTCCGGAAGCCGCCCGTGAGTTCGTGAAGAAGCAGGCCGAGGCCGCCAAGACCCGCGCCGCCGACGCGTATGCCGGCTCCGAGAAGGTGACCAACGTGATCGAGACCGCCGTTGCCGGTTCGGTGACCGAAGCCGCCAAGATCAGCCGCAACATCCAGCAGGCGCTCTACCAGGACGCCGAGGCGTTCTTCGCCGGCATCGACAAGCTCGCGTCGGCCAAGTCGCTGAGCGAAGCCGCCCAGATCCAGTCGGAGCTGGTCCGTGCGCGTGGCGAACTGTTCGTCTCGCGGGCGAAGGCCACCACCGAGTATCTCGGCAAGCTCGTCACCGACGGTGCGAAGACCGCGCAGGACAACTTCGCCAAGGTCTACAGCAAGACCGCCTGA
- the paaI gene encoding hydroxyphenylacetyl-CoA thioesterase PaaI, which yields MNVKATLSPEDLMQENLARACADAMWKEDDASKGLGMELVEIKPGLAVMAMTVQPHMVNGQRICHGGYIFTLADSAFAFACNSRNDRAVAAQGNITFIRPGKLGDRLVASAREISRSGRSGIYDMRVTAGDSVIAEFRGHSRVIQGTWLPDTDIKAS from the coding sequence GTGAACGTGAAGGCCACGCTATCGCCCGAGGACTTGATGCAGGAAAATTTGGCCCGCGCCTGTGCGGATGCGATGTGGAAGGAAGACGACGCCAGCAAGGGCCTCGGCATGGAGCTCGTCGAGATCAAGCCGGGGCTGGCCGTGATGGCGATGACGGTGCAGCCGCACATGGTCAATGGCCAGCGCATCTGCCATGGCGGCTACATCTTCACGCTGGCGGATTCCGCCTTCGCCTTTGCCTGCAACAGCCGCAACGATCGCGCAGTGGCGGCGCAGGGCAACATCACCTTCATCCGGCCCGGCAAGCTCGGCGACCGTCTGGTTGCGAGCGCGCGCGAGATCTCGCGCAGCGGCCGTTCTGGAATTTACGACATGCGCGTCACTGCCGGCGACAGCGTGATCGCCGAATTCCGCGGACATTCGCGGGTGATCCAAGGCACCTGGCTGCCGGATACGGACATCAAGGCATCATGA
- a CDS encoding esterase/lipase family protein, which translates to MSVAAQSLRPPSRTLMFLEGRAIHELGAFLGALPLLSLAPRGDGHPVLVLPGLIASDMSTRPLRDFLKSKGYAVSGWRQGRNLGLRSGVQDGMVDLLQEMNETSGRKVSVIGWSLGGLYARQLAKMMPERVRQVITLGSPFAAGPKSTNAWRVYEMASGRRAEQEDQRFGGSLASTPPVPTTAVFSRTDGVCAWQGCREQSSSMTESIEVESSHCGMGHHPAVVYAVADRLAQKEGEWAPFDRSGWRSVVYPDPNR; encoded by the coding sequence ATGTCCGTTGCTGCGCAGTCGCTACGCCCGCCGTCCAGGACGCTGATGTTTCTGGAAGGCCGCGCCATTCATGAGCTCGGTGCCTTTCTTGGTGCCTTGCCGCTGTTGAGTCTCGCGCCACGCGGCGATGGGCATCCGGTGCTGGTGCTGCCGGGGCTGATTGCTTCCGACATGTCGACCCGGCCGCTGCGCGACTTCCTCAAGAGCAAGGGCTACGCCGTCAGCGGCTGGCGCCAGGGCCGCAACCTCGGGCTACGTTCCGGCGTGCAGGACGGCATGGTCGACCTGCTGCAGGAGATGAATGAAACCAGCGGCCGCAAGGTCTCGGTGATCGGCTGGAGCCTCGGCGGCCTCTATGCGCGCCAGCTTGCCAAGATGATGCCTGAGCGCGTGCGCCAGGTGATCACGCTCGGCAGCCCGTTTGCCGCCGGCCCGAAATCGACCAATGCCTGGCGCGTCTACGAGATGGCCAGCGGCCGCCGCGCCGAGCAAGAGGACCAGCGTTTCGGCGGCTCGCTCGCCAGCACGCCGCCGGTGCCGACCACCGCGGTGTTCAGCCGCACCGATGGCGTCTGCGCCTGGCAGGGCTGCCGCGAGCAGAGTTCGTCGATGACCGAAAGCATCGAGGTCGAGAGCAGCCATTGCGGCATGGGCCATCATCCGGCCGTGGTCTACGCGGTCGCCGATCGCCTCGCGCAGAAGGAAGGCGAGTGGGCGCCGTTCGATCGCAGCGGCTGGCGCAGCGTCGTCTATCCGGATCCGAATCGGTAA
- the paaX gene encoding phenylacetic acid degradation operon negative regulatory protein PaaX, protein MPQPLARIVDQLKREPSRTGSIIITVFGDSIVPRGGSVWLGTLLEFFKSLDIDGNVVRTAMSRLAADGRLERNKVGRNSFYRLNARGRQTFDTATRHIYDPPPSDWTGRFELLLIGNAEDRDAAREALKNAGFGSPLPGVWVAPSGVPIPDEASRAIRLEVSAEDDSGRRLLSESWPLDRTADAYLKFMKTFEPLHGWIIRGERLSDADAFTARILLIHHYRRVVLRDPLLPYQLLPKDWPGRAARKLCGEIYRGLLSPSEQWLDDHATNEAGPLPKPNGAVARRFEGI, encoded by the coding sequence ATGCCGCAGCCGCTTGCCCGCATCGTCGACCAGTTGAAGCGCGAGCCGTCACGCACGGGCTCGATCATCATCACCGTGTTCGGCGATTCCATCGTGCCGCGCGGCGGCTCGGTGTGGCTCGGCACGCTGCTCGAATTCTTCAAGTCGCTCGACATCGACGGCAATGTGGTGCGCACCGCGATGTCGCGGCTCGCCGCCGACGGCAGGCTCGAGCGCAACAAGGTCGGCCGCAACAGCTTCTATCGGTTGAACGCCAGGGGACGGCAGACCTTCGACACCGCGACGCGGCACATCTACGATCCGCCGCCGTCGGACTGGACCGGCCGCTTCGAGCTGTTGTTGATCGGCAATGCCGAAGACCGCGACGCCGCGCGCGAGGCGCTGAAGAATGCCGGCTTCGGCAGCCCGCTGCCCGGCGTGTGGGTCGCGCCCTCGGGCGTGCCGATTCCCGACGAGGCGTCGCGCGCGATCCGTCTCGAAGTCTCGGCGGAGGACGACAGCGGGCGCCGGCTATTGAGCGAAAGCTGGCCGCTCGATCGCACCGCGGACGCCTATCTGAAGTTCATGAAAACGTTCGAGCCGCTGCACGGCTGGATCATCCGAGGCGAGAGGCTGAGCGACGCCGACGCCTTCACCGCACGCATTCTGCTGATCCACCATTACCGCCGGGTCGTGCTGCGCGATCCGCTGCTGCCGTATCAGCTGTTGCCGAAGGACTGGCCGGGCAGGGCCGCGCGGAAACTTTGCGGCGAGATCTATCGCGGGCTGCTTTCGCCGTCGGAACAATGGCTTGACGACCATGCCACCAACGAGGCCGGGCCGCTGCCGAAGCCCAACGGGGCCGTGGCGCGCCGTTTCGAGGGCATCTGA
- a CDS encoding GNAT family N-acetyltransferase, whose amino-acid sequence MTEQRSYPRHVKTEAGDIEFRLMTRADEAAVLAFAQNLPTHDLLFLPRNISQPKVLSAWVNEIERGDITSLVAIKDGKVVGCGTLVRDPHSWSPHVGEIRMVVSLDVRGQGVGRALSQETFAIALGAGLEKFSVQMTVDQRAAIALFESLGFRAEALLRDHVRDVEGKTHDIVVLGHNVAQVRAQMEAYGLPGAVGGG is encoded by the coding sequence ATGACCGAACAACGTTCCTATCCGCGCCACGTCAAGACCGAGGCCGGCGACATCGAGTTCCGCCTGATGACGAGGGCCGACGAGGCCGCGGTGCTGGCCTTCGCGCAAAATCTGCCGACGCACGATTTGCTGTTCCTGCCGCGCAACATCAGCCAGCCGAAGGTGCTGTCGGCCTGGGTCAACGAGATCGAGCGCGGCGACATCACGAGCCTGGTCGCGATCAAGGACGGCAAGGTGGTCGGCTGCGGCACGCTGGTGCGCGATCCGCACTCCTGGTCGCCGCATGTCGGCGAGATCCGCATGGTGGTGTCACTCGATGTGCGCGGGCAGGGCGTTGGCCGGGCGCTGTCGCAGGAGACCTTCGCCATCGCGCTCGGCGCCGGGCTGGAGAAGTTCTCGGTGCAGATGACAGTCGACCAGCGGGCGGCGATCGCGCTGTTCGAGAGCCTCGGCTTCAGGGCGGAGGCCTTGCTGCGCGACCATGTCCGCGATGTCGAGGGCAAGACCCACGACATCGTCGTGCTTGGGCACAATGTGGCGCAGGTTCGGGCCCAGATGGAGGCTTATGGGCTGCCCGGCGCGGTTGGAGGTGGTTAA
- a CDS encoding DUF445 domain-containing protein, with protein MTLPAALIATPVDAERAAELRRVKWLATGVLAATFVIFIASKALLSTHPVFGFIAAFAEAATIGGLADWYAVVALFKRPLGLPIPHTAIIQSNQERIAEKLGEFIENNFLESGPVEAKLREIDFGSFIADWLRDRKRSEDLARFVLRMLPEAFAATESSGLMQFISRRITTQVLSIDLAPLAAGALRGFVQEGKHGGLLDDILRVLHQTLTQQETMAVIRDKVRAEMPTLLRLYRADKFVVNRIIASATKFFEEVRNDPQHPFRGEFDRMLLSFVDRLGSDKAFADRIEGLKRDLLARPELANLGRTIWANVKDFIERSASGESQVLQHQLARMFVEAGDALDGDAELRGEINQGLVAILRTVVAEQKSGVSTFIADQMKSWDMEQLLQLIEVNVGKDLQYIRFNGSLIGGLAGLALYTLEYVLRLL; from the coding sequence ATGACCCTTCCAGCCGCCCTCATCGCAACGCCGGTCGACGCCGAACGCGCGGCCGAGCTGCGGCGCGTGAAGTGGCTGGCGACCGGCGTGCTGGCGGCAACCTTCGTCATCTTCATCGCGTCGAAGGCGCTGCTCTCGACGCATCCGGTGTTCGGCTTCATCGCGGCGTTTGCCGAGGCCGCCACCATCGGCGGGCTCGCCGACTGGTACGCCGTCGTCGCGCTGTTCAAGCGGCCATTGGGGCTGCCGATCCCGCACACTGCGATCATCCAGAGCAATCAGGAACGCATCGCCGAGAAGCTCGGCGAATTCATCGAGAACAATTTCCTGGAATCCGGTCCGGTCGAGGCCAAGCTGCGCGAGATCGACTTCGGCTCTTTCATCGCCGACTGGCTGCGCGACCGCAAGCGATCGGAGGATCTTGCCCGCTTCGTGCTGCGGATGCTGCCCGAAGCGTTCGCGGCGACCGAGAGCTCAGGCTTGATGCAGTTCATCAGCCGCCGCATCACGACGCAGGTGCTCTCGATCGATCTCGCGCCGCTTGCGGCCGGCGCGCTGCGCGGCTTCGTGCAGGAGGGCAAGCATGGAGGCCTGCTCGACGACATCCTGCGCGTGCTGCACCAGACATTGACGCAGCAGGAGACCATGGCTGTGATCCGCGACAAGGTCCGCGCCGAGATGCCGACGCTGCTGAGACTGTATCGCGCCGACAAATTCGTGGTGAACCGGATCATCGCCTCGGCCACGAAATTCTTCGAGGAGGTGCGTAACGATCCGCAGCATCCGTTCCGCGGCGAGTTCGACCGCATGCTGTTGTCGTTCGTTGACCGGCTCGGCAGCGACAAGGCGTTTGCCGATCGCATCGAAGGTCTCAAGCGCGACCTCTTGGCGCGGCCGGAGCTCGCCAATCTCGGCCGCACCATCTGGGCCAACGTCAAGGACTTCATCGAGCGCAGCGCTTCGGGCGAGTCGCAGGTGCTGCAGCATCAGCTGGCGAGAATGTTCGTCGAAGCCGGCGATGCGCTCGATGGCGACGCCGAGCTGCGCGGCGAGATCAACCAGGGTCTGGTCGCGATCCTGCGCACGGTGGTGGCCGAGCAGAAGAGCGGCGTCTCGACCTTCATCGCCGATCAGATGAAGAGCTGGGACATGGAGCAATTGCTGCAGCTGATCGAGGTCAATGTCGGCAAGGACCTGCAATACATCCGCTTCAACGGCTCGCTGATCGGCGGACTTGCCGGGCTCGCGCTTTACACCCTGGAATATGTGCTGCGGCTGCTGTGA
- the paaA gene encoding 1,2-phenylacetyl-CoA epoxidase subunit PaaA: MYTQALNSSDGDDRGVEDVARASQFQARIDADERIEPNDWMPAAYRKTLTRQISQHAHSEIVGMLPEGNWITRAPSLRRKAALLAKVQDECGHGLYLYAAAETLGTSREELVDAMLSGKAKYSSIFNYPTLTWADIGTVGWLVDGAAIMNQIPLCRCSYGPYARAMIRVCKEESFHQRQGFEIMVTLCRGTAEQKAMAQNALDRWWWPVLMMFGPPDQVSQHSDTSTKWKIKRFSNDELRQKFIDATVPQAEFLGLTIPDPGMKQNDNGNWEHSPIDWDEFKQVLAGNGPCNRDRLAARRKAHEEGAWVREAAMAYAEKRKSRQLAQAAE, from the coding sequence ATGTATACGCAGGCGCTCAACTCATCCGACGGCGACGATCGCGGCGTCGAGGATGTCGCCCGTGCCAGTCAGTTCCAGGCCCGCATCGATGCCGACGAGCGCATCGAGCCGAACGACTGGATGCCGGCGGCGTATCGCAAGACGCTGACCCGGCAGATTTCCCAGCACGCCCATTCCGAAATCGTGGGCATGCTTCCCGAGGGTAACTGGATCACCCGCGCGCCGTCGTTGCGCCGCAAGGCGGCGCTGCTGGCCAAGGTGCAGGATGAATGCGGCCACGGGCTCTATCTCTACGCCGCCGCCGAAACGCTCGGCACCTCGCGCGAAGAGCTGGTCGACGCGATGCTCTCGGGCAAGGCGAAATATTCCTCGATCTTCAATTATCCGACGCTGACCTGGGCCGACATCGGCACGGTCGGCTGGCTGGTCGACGGCGCTGCGATCATGAACCAGATTCCGCTGTGCCGCTGTTCCTACGGGCCCTATGCGCGCGCGATGATCCGCGTCTGCAAGGAGGAGTCGTTCCACCAGCGCCAGGGCTTCGAGATCATGGTGACGCTGTGCCGCGGCACCGCGGAGCAGAAGGCGATGGCGCAGAACGCGCTCGATCGCTGGTGGTGGCCGGTGCTGATGATGTTCGGTCCGCCGGACCAGGTGAGCCAGCACAGCGACACCTCGACCAAATGGAAGATCAAGCGCTTCTCCAATGACGAGCTGCGCCAGAAATTCATCGACGCCACCGTGCCGCAAGCCGAGTTCCTCGGGCTGACCATTCCAGATCCCGGCATGAAGCAGAACGACAACGGCAATTGGGAACACAGCCCGATCGACTGGGACGAGTTCAAGCAGGTGCTGGCAGGCAACGGCCCCTGCAACCGCGATCGCCTCGCCGCGCGCCGCAAGGCGCATGAGGAAGGCGCCTGGGTGCGCGAAGCCGCGATGGCCTATGCCGAGAAGCGCAAGAGCCGCCAGCTCGCGCAAGCCGCCGAATAA
- the paaE gene encoding 1,2-phenylacetyl-CoA epoxidase subunit PaaE, whose amino-acid sequence MSTPRFHRLSVSDLRREASDAISMTFAIPDDLQGDYRFAPGQYLTLRTTMDGEEVRRSYSICSGPDDGELRIAVKKVDGGAFSDELDVMTPTGRFGVAHAEGEARTYVGFAAGSGITPILSIIKGVLAREPDSRFFLFYGNRSTEGVMFREALEELKDRFMQRLSVFHVISGEEQDIPILHGRLDGEKVRVLLRSLVPAATVDHVFVCGPAAMSETIEATCREIGIADERIHVERFVSEFGGKPRPKVVIPAGAPPKAIAGLIIDGKRREVPVADGESILDAALRAGMDLPFACKGGMCSTCRAKLVEGEAPMDLNYSLEPWELKAGFILTCQAKPYSGKVVVDYDHV is encoded by the coding sequence ATGTCGACACCACGATTCCACCGTCTGTCCGTCAGCGATCTGCGCCGCGAGGCGTCGGACGCGATCTCGATGACCTTTGCGATCCCTGACGATCTGCAAGGCGATTACCGCTTCGCGCCGGGACAATATCTGACGCTGCGCACCACCATGGACGGCGAGGAAGTCCGCCGCTCCTACTCGATCTGCTCCGGCCCCGACGATGGCGAGCTGCGCATCGCCGTGAAGAAGGTCGATGGCGGCGCCTTCTCGGACGAGCTCGACGTGATGACGCCGACCGGCCGTTTCGGCGTCGCGCATGCAGAAGGCGAAGCGCGGACCTATGTCGGCTTCGCCGCCGGCAGCGGCATCACGCCGATCCTCTCGATCATCAAGGGCGTGCTGGCGCGCGAGCCGGACAGCCGCTTCTTCCTGTTCTACGGCAACCGCTCGACCGAAGGCGTCATGTTCCGCGAGGCGCTGGAGGAGTTGAAGGACCGCTTCATGCAGCGGCTGTCGGTGTTCCACGTCATCTCGGGCGAAGAGCAGGACATTCCGATCCTGCACGGCCGGCTCGACGGCGAGAAGGTGCGCGTGCTGCTGCGCTCGCTGGTGCCGGCTGCGACCGTCGATCACGTCTTCGTCTGCGGCCCGGCCGCGATGAGCGAGACCATCGAGGCCACCTGCCGCGAGATCGGCATCGCCGATGAGCGCATCCATGTCGAGCGCTTCGTGTCGGAATTCGGCGGCAAGCCGCGCCCGAAGGTCGTCATTCCCGCCGGCGCGCCGCCGAAGGCGATCGCCGGCCTGATCATCGACGGCAAGCGCCGCGAGGTCCCGGTGGCCGACGGCGAGTCGATCCTCGACGCCGCGTTGCGCGCCGGCATGGATCTTCCGTTCGCCTGCAAGGGCGGCATGTGCTCGACCTGCCGCGCCAAGCTGGTCGAAGGCGAGGCCCCGATGGATCTGAACTATTCGCTGGAGCCGTGGGAGCTGAAGGCGGGGTTCATCCTCACCTGCCAGGCCAAGCCGTACTCCGGCAAGGTCGTGGTCGACTATGACCACGTCTGA
- the paaC gene encoding 1,2-phenylacetyl-CoA epoxidase subunit PaaC produces the protein MATANIEVSETPLVLYALRRADDALILGHRLSEWCGHAPAMEEDMALANMGLDLLGQARELYTYAAKVEGRGNDEDKFAYLRDVRQYRNLLLVEQPNGDFARTMVRQFFYAAFADLYWRAMMASSDPTFAAIAAKSEKESAYHLRHSSEWIVRLGDGTDESHRRAQDAIDDLWAYTGEMFAVDDGERSLIDAGIAIDPAALQPRWLKTVTGIVNEATLTLPSGNWMQQGGRSGRHSEHLGHLLSELQSMQRTFPGATW, from the coding sequence ATGGCAACCGCCAATATCGAAGTCTCCGAAACGCCGCTGGTGCTCTACGCGCTGCGCCGCGCCGACGATGCGCTGATCCTCGGCCATCGCCTCTCCGAATGGTGCGGCCATGCGCCCGCGATGGAAGAGGACATGGCGCTCGCCAATATGGGTCTCGACCTGCTCGGCCAGGCCCGCGAGCTCTACACTTATGCTGCCAAGGTCGAAGGCCGCGGCAATGACGAAGACAAGTTCGCCTATCTGCGCGACGTCAGGCAGTATCGCAATCTGCTGCTGGTCGAGCAGCCGAACGGCGACTTTGCCCGCACCATGGTGCGGCAGTTCTTCTACGCGGCGTTTGCCGATCTCTACTGGCGCGCGATGATGGCGTCGTCAGATCCGACCTTCGCCGCGATCGCGGCGAAGTCGGAGAAGGAGAGCGCCTATCATCTGCGGCATTCGTCGGAATGGATCGTCCGCCTCGGCGACGGCACCGACGAGAGCCATCGCCGCGCGCAGGACGCGATCGACGACCTCTGGGCCTATACCGGCGAGATGTTCGCGGTCGACGACGGCGAGCGCAGCCTGATCGATGCCGGCATCGCGATCGACCCGGCGGCGCTGCAGCCGCGCTGGCTGAAGACGGTTACAGGTATCGTCAACGAGGCGACGCTGACGCTGCCATCCGGCAACTGGATGCAGCAGGGCGGCCGCAGCGGCCGGCACAGCGAGCATCTCGGCCATCTCCTCAGCGAGCTGCAGTCGATGCAGCGGACCTTCCCGGGGGCAACATGGTGA